The sequence ATCCATATTGATGTTGACTCTATAATTCAATATAATTGATCTATAATTATCCATGTTAAACTTATCTTCATTATTAATGTTGGTTTTACCTTtactgatttcatattgtttggAAAAACACTTCTTTGAAAAGACTGATTACAGATTTGGGTCAAGGGTCTTGCAATAGAATCAATAACTTGTTTAATAAATACCATCAATATAATTTATATCAGCTGATCTTTTGTTCtttaattttctaataattataatagAAATTGGTTTAATTTATCCCACAAAGGAACATATTGATATTACCATTAATCAGGTTATCAAAGAAATCTTTTTTGTCATCCAGGTAAGATCAGCTTTGAGGggccacagtggatttgaaaaggTTTGTAGTTTCTGCCATGTTTTccaggttgctatggttactcaATATTTTGGCACTTGAACACCAATAAACATCAACATTGGAAATATGACCTTCTGACATTGCCTGTGAATGTGAAGTTTATTTACATTGCACCTTATCATCCCCGGAGGtttttcaaagtgctttacaggcaaaagatgaggaaaaagtaaaaaatacaaaaataagataaataaaagtaGAGAATTGGATATGTGttcaaaaaataattaacaaaatacattaaagtattaataaaaatgattaattaaaagTACTGGAAAAGAGAGCCTTAAACTTAGTTTTAAATGTGGCTACAGTTGGGGCATTTCCTAATTTCAAAAGTAATAAATAGAGTAAGTAATTACAAACAACAGatcaatataatataaatatggACAAAAGAATACCACAGAATggtgtgaaaaagaaaataaagcaaaatatcaaCTAAGAGAAAACATAGCAGTGGGGTATGCTGATATCTGAGAAGTAAAGAATTAGTTTTTATTACTTCTAGTAATTAATGTGTTGGTTTTTGCTCTCTGTCCTTCAAGCTGTGGCATATAAAAGCAAACTGGACAGCAGTGCTGGCTGCCTTATCACAACATGCGTGTGTGAGCGGCATTCAGATGTGTCTAACCAGCACACTCGTGTCTGCTAACATCTGAGCGCCATCGGAAActtctgccacacacactgcagctgaaggGCTTCTCGCCTGTGTGGACTTTCATGTGTTGTTTTAAGCCACTTTTATCAATAAAAGCTTtcccacagactgagcagctaaatggtttctctccagtgtggattctcatgtgtgaGTTgaaagtgtgtttctgtgtaaaacctttacgacaaactgagcagctaaatggtttctctcctgtgtggattctcaCGTGGGTATTGAAGTTACTTTTCCGTTTAAAACCTttaccacagactgagcagctaaatggtttctctcctgagtGGACTTTCATGTGTCTTTTGGAGTCATGATTATATGCAAAACTTTTGCCACAGATGGAGCAgctgaacggtttctctcctgtgtgaactCTCATGTGTTtggtaaaattatttttatgtgcaAAAATTTTCCCACAGACTGAGCAcatgaatggtttctctccggTGTGAATTCGCATGTGCGTTTTAAGGTTTCCTTTCAGTGCAAAACTTTTACCgcagactgagcagctgaacggtttctctcctgtgtggactctcatgtggGTGTTTAGTTCACGTTTCCTTGTAAAACCTTTCCCACAGATTGAGCAGCTACaccgtttctctctcttgtgcaTCATCATGTGTCTGGTAAAAGTTCCTTTTCGTTTAAAGTTTTTACCACAAAGAGAGCAACTCCacagtttctctcctgtgttcttgctcacagagcaggaagatggTTTCTCTGCATCATCAGATCCATCATCACTGAAAAGGAGTTcactctgtgggtttgaacctgactgaggctctctgctctcctcccagtcatcactgtcatcagtctCAGCTTCAGAAGAGTGTGAAGAGAGGAGCTGGCCCTCACTAGTTGCTTGGAAATCAGCAGCTGGATCTGAGTTCCTGGCTGCTTCCTCTCCATCagcttctgttttcatctgttcagtggagctgctggctggaggctctgcctctctgttctcctcagtttggctctgatgaagctgtgagcactgagcttcctcttcatcatcttcactcttcacagtgacagcagtgaagGGGAACTTGGTGAGatcttgaagctgctctgcctcctgattggtccacagctcatgctgttcctctttaatgtgtgggggctctggctcctcctggtccagactggagctgcactcctgctgctcagggggaacctcttctttacacaccagcagctgctgaggcatcactggaacacacacacacacacacacacacacacacacacacgcacacgcacacacacacacacacacacacgcacacacacacagtgtcatgaTGTTTTAGTAGCATCTAACAGCTACTGCTGCCCATGTCTGTATACAGACTCAGTTCCAAGCCTAGTAGTCTTtagaggctgtatttttttgtaccaCAATACAACTTTTTAGAACATAAAGTCAGAAAGCTGAAGTCAGTATCGCTGGTGATTCCTGGATTTGTGTGTTGAGTTACTGTAATAAACAAAGGCTGCATTTTATGttgcttttcagttttgttttatgcaaaaaaaaaatatactaatttgtttattaatgaaTGAGTTATGAGCAGTTATATTTTCCATAGGTTCACATTTTCTGACaataattttaaattattttcagaTACTCTGTACAAATTGCCCAGATTTAGTGGTGGGTTTGTTGGTCGGTGGTTGTTatggttttaaaaataaagctgaATTTTTGCTCAGTCTGATATGCATGCCTCCTCATCCTTTCAATAATAGAAAAAGGgatgttgccattttacaaaGAAATGACAAGAGAAAATGGCAAAAGTAATACCAATATATACAACAAACATCTGTAGTAAATTCACTATTTTCTGCTGCTATATCACACTAACTGCACACTGTGGAAGAGAAGGATAATGGTGAAAAGCtgtgaaagagggaaaatggTTAAATAACTGTGGAGGAGAAGAACAATGATTCAAATCATCTCATGTGAAAACTGTAACCGGAGGGAACAAAACAACCTCAAAGGCCTGACATCAAATATGATACaaaaatttcagtttttgcaaaACATGTAGTGGGGCCACAGGGAccttcagtttcaaaaaaaaaaaaaaaaaaaaaaatctgaattttggAGCAGGTTCCTCATGTGTCAGGCTTTATAGGGCTGGACAGCAGCCACCAGAAAATACCGGATGTTATTTAGAGGTGCAGAGACTTCACTGCTcaaatgctttttattttccttattcACATCGCCATCATGTTTggctcagaatcagaatcagaaatagttttttGGATCCACGACGTCATGAAGGGGGAATCAGTACCCGCTAACATTAAAACTCTCTCAGCAGCTAAAACGAAACATTTCCCAAggcagagcttttttttttttttttcattgtcattgttttattgcattAGAATCAATAAAAGTCAACcagcattttgattttatttgattttatatcATGAAAACTGTGATGTTTAAACGCATTAGAAAACTTTCAGGACTTtgttttatcaaaaatctcttgtaaatatttgatagatagatagatgtactttctTGGACCCACATTGGGAAAGTCATCCCACAGGGGCAACAGCAGATCACACAAAATCTACCTCTGAAcacgcagagagagaaatatttctCTCTAGAAAAAATGCAGTGTACTAAAATACATCGACAGAGCATCTATCAAGCTTTCATGTTTGAACCTTTACATAGACTGTATGTATAATGATATATATCTGGAAAATATCtataaaacacaatatatagAGAACAGATAATGTAcaattttaatataatttccaAATGGTATTTTGTGTAAGAACCAACAGTCGCTCTCACAGTATCGTCAGAAAATATCGACAGAGGTATATcaggtcaaaaatattgtgacatttgacAGCAACAAACCAGGAGACACCGTCAACATTACAGCAGCACGTCTGTCGCACATGAACGCAATGATATTATaattatgatattattttctcacaaactgGGACgtggaaatgttttttcttgcagaattctccacagagcagagagggaggctTTTGGCCCTTTGTGATTAAAACGGCTGAACCGGGAACTTTCCTTAACCCGGGTCTCTTCAGAACCGCTCGGGTTCAGGTTCTGCCTTTTGCAGGGAGAACCAACGACGAGGGCGACAGGAGCCCCGACTTTATTTTTGCTCTCCgtttggctgtgcactggaTGCTCTCCCAAATACACAGGATCTTTATTAGAACCACTAATCTATAATATTTTACTacatatctatacatatatcaagtgtttctaaaaaaaaaaaaaaaaaaaaatcgaactCCGGCTGAATACTGTAAAACTTCAATTAGAAATAAAAGGCACAGTGAGTTAGAACAGAACAGATGTGGGTCAGGATATTTAACGAGACTGACctcattttaaaatcacatttgttcaaaaattattttagcCTCTGAAACTTTTTTACAGCTTTTCACCGTTACAACGTTCCGCCTGCGGAAGAAAATCCGTCTCCTCCGGCCGCCGCTGCAGTATCCGCTGCGAGGAGAGGGTCTTCCCGTCACGTCCTGCTCGCCGCCCCGGACGGCAGCAGCGCTCCAGCCGAGGCCCCGGCCGCTGTCtgttaatttgtatttttattgatatttttatgagtctgtttatattttatttctgttttataaagtgttgttattattattattattattattattattattattattttatgcactgctgctgtaacaaCTGCAATGTCCTGTGAAGGATCATTAAAGGATCTATCTGATGTGTGAGGCGTTAAAGACAAgacagtctctctctgcagacacTGGCACCTGTTTGCGTTGTTCTGCGGTTTGTTTTTCTCCGGCTGCTAATTCATATTTCCACCTTTACCTGtgtggctgccagtggaaacgCCTTCAGAGCCCGGGACATCAACTTCACAGCAACAAGCGGCTCACCAGCGCCCCCTAAAGGATCCCAGCCTTAAAACAGAGCATCAGTAACGTGACTATAAGAGCTGAGTTGGACCAACCTGCTCGCTGCAGCCGCATCTCAGCTGTGCAGACGGCGTGCAGCAGCTGTGGCCGTCCTGCAGCGGCTCTCACAGGACCAGGAGGCAGcagtcacagcatcacagcctcgGCTGgccttcacctggagaggaagaggaggaccaTTTACTCCCCGTctggaaaacacagacaacatgtgCAGTTTGTCCTGGTTCATCCACGGCACCACAGCCGAGCCAAAGCGCTGCTCACAGGCCGCGCTGCCTAAACAACATGTacaatcaattaaaataaaacatatttagattTTCCAGGTAttccactgcagctgcagctcgaCACGAgtaaaataacagaataaagTGAAGTTCTCACAAGAGCAGAACTCAATCATGTTCAAATGGCGCTTGCATCGCAGCGCAGGAGCGGCTGAGATGCGCCATTTCCGAGTCTGCACGCAGGCCAAACCTCCGCACACACGGCACATACCGCCAGAACAGCAGGAACACGGCGGGACCACGTGGGGAAATCGCTGTCGAGAGCTTTGCATCGCAGGGAGCCGGTTAAATGTCTCGTTTTGTGCAAATGACGCTAAAGCGCAGAGACGGCAGCCTGGACGAGGAAGAGACGCGCACAGCTGGACGGCTACGGCAACGCAACCAGGACAAACATTGTGCAAGCGGTCGAAGTCTCTACAGGTCCGCCACGTGTTTCCTTACTAAACTGTATTTCGTAAACATACAGAACATGAAGTCAGCCATGCAGGCATGGGCCCGTAGCTCCCATCCCACCGCTGGGAGAGCGCACGGAACCTCTGGACGCGGGGTTACACGTAACACGGACTTTTTATGACGATGCACAGGGTCGAGCAGGGTGTACTTCCGGTGGGTTTTTGCAGCAGACGGTGCTCAGCTCATGTCCCGGGAGTCCGGACGTGTTTTGGCGTTGATCCGCGGCACAGACAGTTTCCTCGGCATGTGAGTAAAATcagcacaacaacatgaaaCCAAGCCGGAACCAAGAGccaggacagaaacacacaaaacaatcgCACACGGCGGGGTTTGGCTGTGACACGGTGCGACCACCAGGCCGCCCTGAGTGCACAGCGATAATTATAgcctaatgataataatgataataatgataataataataaacgccTTTGAAACGACACGACAGCAGGAGTCCATTGGAAGCAGGTATCCCAGGATGCAGGCAGGataaatgtcaaaatatcaTCAAAGGAGGGCAAACGGGATTAAAGTGGATTAAAATTAAGAAGTGGATTCTGTAAAATCATCCAAATACTAAACTTCATTTCGCTGTGAACACGAGGCTGCTGAGAATTCACCTCTTACTGAAACTTCaacggtttttttttttttttcagccagtcCTTTAATACTTTGTCgtctttattgatttttaatagcgagtgttttttgtttttctttaatctgCTGGTTTCCTGCCTCCCGGTTAGACACAGGATCAGGCTGAGCAGCGTTACTGTAAAAACTCAGGTGAGAATTAGAGATCAGCTGATCCTCCATGAGGCTGAAATGCAGCTTCACGGTCTGTGAAGTGAATTttctctgttgccatggagacgtcgctgtgtttctgctgcctgTAAAAAGCTTCTGTAATCAGATTAGGCCTACTAAATATCTGTGTTTTGATTCAGTCTATTTATTCATCAGTCTGCTCAGTCCTAGTATTAATTTTAGACTTTATTACCTGCTTTAGCTCTTATGCATGGACTTATTGCTgtctgtatgtctctgtgttttatttctgtgttttatgtggaAGCTGCTGCATGCAAATTGCCTCtggaggatcaataaagtttgaaCTGAAGTGAAGAAGAAAAGGCCCGAGCGGCACGGAGGTCCCGGCGGCGTGCCTGCGGTCAGCTGACGCCCCCGACCTCCGGATGTGATGGATTGGTTGTGAACCCGCCCCGCTCCACGTCCACGCCCCCCTGCTGGGATGCTGTCAGTCAGTACGTTCACATGCTGTTATTCTGAACAGAACAATAATCTGACTCTGATCGGGGCCCCTGTCTGATGTGGGATTTGGAGGATTTTCGGACACACACTCGCCCCGTGTGTCTCAGTTGGGTTTCACTGCGACTCACGGCCTCGGGCCTGTTTACAATCAGCTGTGTTGTAAACTCATGAAAGACTTGGATATGCACAAATATCCAACTCTCTGTAATACATAGGTTTGGATATCTGCAAATATCGCAATGCCGATCTTTTTCAATAAAGCCgttaaagaaatgaaagagcGAGGCTGCGTTTGCACGGCTGCATGTAAACAGGAATATTCATCTTCCTTAGCCATGTAAACAGCTGAGTAGGAATATTGGAATACAGGAATAAAGCAATTTGTGGGAGGAAAAAATCAGTTCACTTAAGTATCACAATCGATTTTTAAACTGTGAATTGatttaaaacatataaaacTGAACGACCTGAGGAATCTGTTGATACCAAGCATGGCATGTTAGATTGCTGGCAAGGCGGCAAATGTAGCTGCAAAGTTTGGCTCACTTTTAGTGAGGGGAAAAACCTGCATGGGTGTTTCCAgcaggtcccttgacctctgacctccagatgtgtgaatgaaaatgggttctctgggcagccacggctctcccctttgcagacacgcccaccttctgctaatcccatgcagtttgggccccaaaccCTGCAGGAGAGCCTCAACATGAGTGCAAAACCTGAAACAtaaatgacactgaaataagAGTGAAAGGAATGATACAGATAAATCAAATCACCGTCATATTTACAGTGGAAACCAACGAGGGAACCAATCATTCTGGTGAAAACACCGTAATGAACGATAATTCTCACTTTGGTGAAAGCAGTGAAATGGATACTGTCAGAGCCAGGGGGGTGgagcgcgcgcgcacacgcacacacacacacacacacacacacacacacacacacacacacaccatgtgcatgtgtgtggggtAGGTAGGGAAATGTGCACTCTGAGCACTGTGAGCTGGGTGCAGCTTGTATGCCATGATAATATGATGTTTTATGAAACAATTTTTTACAtttgggattttatttatttaattttcacataCATTTACAGCACATACATGAATATAGCCATCAGCATAACCAAATAACATCAAACAAGAGTTTAACACTACAGTTAGTCAAAAACAAGATCTCATAAACATGAAGTAATGGTGTCAGACTCAGATGAACCTCCAACCATGGTTttctttaatgtgtgtgtgtgtgtgtgtgtgtgtgtgtgtgtgtgtgtgtgtgtgtgttccagtgatgcctcagcagctgctggtgtgtaaagaagaggttccccctgagcagcaggagtgcagctccagtctggaccaggaggagccagagcccccacacattaaagaggaacaggaggagctgtggaccaatcagaaggcagagcagcttcaagatCTCACCAAGTTCCCcttcactgctgtcactgtgaagagtgaagatgatgaagaggaagctcagtgctcacagcttcatcagagccaaactgaggagaacagagaggcagagcctccagccagcagctccactgaaaaCAGACTCACCTCCAGCTCTGCTGAGACCAAATACATGGTTTTTGAGAGTTGCCTCCTCAAGCTTTTTGAGACCTGCCCTGTGTGCTGTCGAGCATGTGACATCcgccaaaaaaaacacagaacttTCTTGGCAATTGACCAACTCTGCCCACATTGTCACTTCTTAAGACAGTGGAAGAGCCGGCCTGagactgatgacagtgatgactgggaggagagcagagagcctcagtcaggttcaaacccacagagtgAACTCCTTTTCAGTGATGATGGATCTGATGATGCAGAGAAAccatcttcctgctctgtgaacAAGAACATGACACAACACATGATAAGCCATAAGGGAaagaaaccattcagctgctcagtctgtggtaaAGGTTTTTCACGGAAGAgtcacctaaacacacacacacgaggccacacaggagagaaaccatttagctgctcacGCTGCGGTAAGGCTTTTACACAGAAAGAACACCTTAAAAACCACACAcgaatccacacaggagagaaaccgttcagcTGCTCGGTCTGTGGCAAAGGTTTCATACAGCAACAGgggctaaacacacacatgcggatTCACACGGGCGTGAAGCCGTTCAGCTGCTCGATCTGCGGGAAACGTtttgcacagaaacaaaacttcaacacacacatggcGGTCCACCCAGGAGAGAAACCGTTTAGCTGCTCGATCTGTGGCAAAGGTtttacacacaaatgttacttcaacacacacatgagcagcCACACGGGAGAAAAACCGTTTCGCTGCCCGGTCTGCGGTAAAGGGGTTGCACAGAAACGGGACCTAAAGTCACACATGCGAGTTCACACAGGCGAAAAACCGTTCAGCTGCTCGGTCTGTGGTAAGAGTTTTGCACATAAACACCACTTCACCATCCACATGAGGGTCCACACAGAGGAGAAACCGTTTGGCTGCTCAGTGTGCGGTAAGGGTTTTATTGataaaaatggattaaaacaacacatgctagtccacacaggagagaaaccatttatcTGCTCCGTCTGCGGTAAAGGTTTTACATGGAAAAgtcacctcaacacacacatgagaatTCACACGGGAGAGAAGACGTTTATCTGCTCGGTCTGCGGGAAAGGTTTTGCGCGGCAAAGTCAAGTTAATATACACATGAGAATTCACACAGGAGAGACACCGTTCAGCTGCTCCGTCTGCGGCAAACCTTTCAGTGATAAAAGTAACTTGAATAGACACATTAGAGTCCATACAGGAGAGAAACCCTTCAGCTGCGGCGTGTGTGGGAGAAGTTTCAGCACGAATCAACATGCTAGAatgcataagtgtgtgtctgacagcagcagcaggtgaggcTGCAGAGCGTCAACAGGACCGCATCAACTCTGCATGCTGCTCATACTCAAATGCAGCTGCCAGTGACATTTCTGATCTCCTCATTCCACTTCTTGACCACTTTGATCCTCAAATGTCCATCTTTTTATCCATCTCCCACTCCAACTGGAAAAGTTTTAGACCTGAGCCTCCTAATCATTATCCACAATTTATGAGATTTTCTGAATCTTTGGACTGTTTGAAGCAGCTTCTGAAATCCCATCTTTATAGGCAAGCCTTTTTCTAAAGATCTTCTCAGTTTCTCAATGTTTAATGTTCtgcaatttaatttgttttagttgcttatttataattttcatacgtgtgtgtgtgtgtgtgtgtgtgtgaagtgctttgtaactgtgtttgaaaaagtgctatgtaaataaagctttatGTAGTTACATGTTGTGTTAATGCAGTTCAATGAAGTCAAAAAACATTACTACCCAACAGCAGGGCCAccacctgtttttattattattattattattattattatggtcattttgggCTAATTTGTTAAAATCCTTCATACCTTTCATGCATTCTAACAGTTTCTAATCAAttacattacagtgaaattaaacttctTCAATTTGCTAAGTAACACCTGGAAGATCCACCACGAGATTATCTGACTGAGACTGTGCTGaaacctgttttttgttgtttgtttgttttgtttttttaaccatgaTTTGTGCcagaataaatgtaaaaatcacaCCGCCTCAGGAAGAGACATGAACTCCCTGTATGGAAATATTTATTGAGCTAACTTATGGAATAGataaaacaaatagaaaaagtagaaaaataaattagaCATGAATGACTCTATGAACAGGAGAGTAAAATGAAGGAGTGAATGGACATTAACAATAATGAGTGAATTTTGTAGGTTTACTGCATA comes from Myripristis murdjan chromosome 12, fMyrMur1.1, whole genome shotgun sequence and encodes:
- the LOC115369169 gene encoding zinc finger protein OZF-like, which produces MKTEADGEEAARNSDPAADFQATSEGQLLSSHSSEAETDDSDDWEESREPQSGSNPQSELLFSDDGSDDAEKPSSCSVSKNTGEKLWSCSLCGKNFKRKGTFTRHMMMHKREKRCSCSICGKGFTRKRELNTHMRVHTGEKPFSCSVCGKSFALKGNLKTHMRIHTGEKPFMCSVCGKIFAHKNNFTKHMRVHTGEKPFSCSICGKSFAYNHDSKRHMKVHSGEKPFSCSVCGKGFKRKSNFNTHVRIHTGEKPFSCSVCRKGFTQKHTFNSHMRIHTGEKPFSCSVCGKAFIDKSGLKQHMKVHTGEKPFSCSVCGRSFRWRSDVSRHECAGCSHTDPHSKPVGGGNATIQCLPTANKTQEEEEEEEEEEEEEEEEEEEEEEEEEEEEEEEEEEAAAMLSSVSIQSASRMLTVGAAGLMGKQRLSGAHMFQARFPRRSFGLQLQSELSSPHYRDPWTTSE
- the LOC115368744 gene encoding gastrula zinc finger protein XlCGF57.1-like, coding for MVFESCLLKLFETCPVCCRACDIRQKKHRTFLAIDQLCPHCHFLRQWKSRPETDDSDDWEESREPQSGSNPQSELLFSDDGSDDAEKPSSCSVNKNMTQHMISHKGKKPFSCSVCGKGFSRKSHLNTHTRGHTGEKPFSCSRCGKAFTQKEHLKNHTRIHTGEKPFSCSVCGKGFIQQQGLNTHMRIHTGVKPFSCSICGKRFAQKQNFNTHMAVHPGEKPFSCSICGKGFTHKCYFNTHMSSHTGEKPFRCPVCGKGVAQKRDLKSHMRVHTGEKPFSCSVCGKSFAHKHHFTIHMRVHTEEKPFGCSVCGKGFIDKNGLKQHMLVHTGEKPFICSVCGKGFTWKSHLNTHMRIHTGEKTFICSVCGKGFARQSQVNIHMRIHTGETPFSCSVCGKPFSDKSNLNRHIRVHTGEKPFSCGVCGRSFSTNQHARMHKCVSDSSSR